TATTTTGCACTGGGTCTTCCACCTTTATTTTCTTGTTTTAATAAATTATTTTTTTCATCTAATGTTCTTATTAAATCATTAACTGCATTGCTTTCAATTAATAAATCTTCAATATTGATATAGTTTAATCCATAGGTGAAATCTAAATTTATAAAGTCTATTCCAAATGAAATACCAAGCGAGTGTTCTAATCCTTTAGGCTTTATCGGGCTATCAAATAAAAAGTCAGTATAAAAAAAAGATTGATTATTAACACTTAATTTATCATCATCACTCAAAAACAAGTTTAATTCTTCTAAAAAGATTGATGGGACATTTAAAATTAAATTAAAGTAGGTGATTTTTATTTTATTATCGTTGTTTACTGCTAGGGTGAGTATATGATTTTTGTTGCAATATAGATCAAGTTCTTTTTTTATATGGAGATAATTTAGAAATTCATTAAAATATTTATCCTTTCCAGTTACTCTACAGTTATCATTTTCTTCATAGAAAGGTTTGCATTGATAAGTATTTTTATTATTTATGATAACATTTTCATTCTTTTTTTTATCATATTTAGCATGAAAATAAATATTAAATGGAAACATTGAGATAATCTGCTTATTCGTTTTTATCATATTATATTTGTTTTTAAATAATGCTTTTAATTCCGTTACGGTAATATATTCTCGAATTTCTATAGAATTAAAATGCTCCCCCATTATGTACATATTTTTTTCCTTTTGATTATTTTGTTCGTTTTTATCCATCGTGTTAGGCTTTCTATACTGCCAAAAAAACAATCAATAGACAAGAAAAAAGGGCATTTTTACTGAATGCCCTTACAGTTTTTACTGTATAAATTAAAGGTAATATTTCTCGTCTCGGTTATGCCTTGCTTCTATTTTTTTATAGCGTTTATAGATAAGTGCTACCGCATAGGCTTCATTTCTTGAGAAATAACCAGTAGTAACCATATGTTCTAACCTCCGAGCGATCTTTTCACCATCGCCATGATATTCGTCAAGTTCATTAAATATGTGGTTAAGTTGAGCAAGTTTTTTATTCATATTGCCTCTTTTTTATTCAATCATGTTGATATTATCAATCAATAACGCAGCGTTGTAGTCTTCAATTACAAAATCTACATTCATAGAAATATAATTTTCTAGTCTGTTTTTTGCCGGATTTTTCTCTAAAAAACGTCGAATAGTGCCGGTGTGAATGTATAACGAAAGATTATCTAATCGAGTGATTAATATGCTATTTTCTGGGAAGTATGGAACGCTAAATGCTTTTAAGCCACCAATTAATTTTTCCGAAATAGTGATTAATCCAATTTTATCTTGGCTAAAATTCTCATATTCAATTTTTACAGGTTGATCGCTGATAATGTTTCTCCCGCAAATAGCGACTAAATCCCCTCCGGCTCTTAATGGATTATCTATTTTAGCTAATGCGTTTTTTACAAGCGAATTAAGCGTTTTATATTCTTGTGCTTCACCTACCTGAACGCCTGATAAAACTTTATCCGGCGCATTGTCTCTGATAAGTTGTAGCCATCCTTTCGCCACATCTTCCGCTAATTTGTTTTCATAAAAATTGGAATTTTCCGCACGATAAACGCCATTAAAGCCAACAAGTAAAAGGCTTAATAGCATTTGTTTATCTAGGTAATTATCAAGTAAGTTGTCAAAATCCTGATCGAGATAGCCGGCTAAAGTGTCAAGTTTTGCATAAGTAATAAAACTATCAATATCAATACTTTTACAATTGAATTTTTTCGGCGCTGTTACGTAGGATTTTTCACAAGTTCGTTCTTGTGTTTCTGTGTTGGTTTGACTTGGTGCCGGTACATTAATGCCTAATGTTTCGCCGATTTGTCTTGTTGATTTAATGATATTGATTAAGCTAAAAAAACTGTGTTTATAAAGGTTATTTAATAGCTTTGCTTCTTGTGCCGGTTCTAAATCGTAATATACTAAATCAGAAGTTTTGTCTTGTTTAATTGCATTTGATAAATTTTGTTTATATTGATTTAGTTTGTTAATAGTTAAAATTTCCATGTAATAATCCTTTTTATAAGTTTTCGAGTAAATTTTTAAAGCCTTTTGATTTATTATCATACATGGCTTTGTGTCTTTGTGCTGGGGTCATTATCTCACTTTTATTTATAAAATAATTGAAGAAAAATAACTTATCAGCATTTAAATTAGTGTTAATGTTTTTATTAATTATTTTATTGATATAATCTAAGACATATTCACTATTTGTTTTTTCTTGATAAGAATAGTTGTGTATAGCAACTCCGCTCAAATAAACACTGGTAAAAATTTCATTTAATTTGTCTTTATTTTGTGAAATAAATTCATCTATTAAAAATTTTGCCTTTTGATGAAATATATTTTCACGCAATTTTATTAATTTATTACATTTTGAATATAATTCTTCTTTCTTGTTATAAATTTTAATGTCAAATTCTTCGTATAAAGCAGAGTAATACTCTATTCTTGCTTTTAAACCTGTGTCGGTCTGTTTAATATTAATATAATCATCAACGGATAACTCTTTCATATCTAAACTAGCTTTAGCATCTTGGGCATTTTGCGCAATCTCATTCTTTAATGCCTCAATAATATTTAGCGTTTTTTCTTTTTCCTTAATCAGTTCATCAAGTTGAGTTTTTAATGCTAAATATTCGTTTTTTTCTGTTTTGAATTGATCTATTTGGGGTTGTAATTGTTCCATAGTTAACTCTCTTGTTGATTAATTTTACTTTCGATCCACCGGTCTATATCACTTTCAAGCCATGCAACGCGGATTTGTGTGATATTGATTGATTGTGGGAATTGTTTTTTCTTCATTAAGTCGTAAATCGTACTTTTAGTTAAACTTGTTCGATTTATCACTTCATCAAGATTAATAAAGCGGGCTTTTTTAGGATTTTCACTCACATTTTTTACCTCTCTTTTTTTGTGTGCTATACCGTCGATGTCGTGCTATAGCGTTCGTTTTTCTTGGTTTGAGAATATAAAATGTGGCGTTTATTGTCATTTGGCGCAGATTGTTGTTACTGATTTCACAAGACAAGCAGAAAAAAATCGTTCATATGACAAAGTTTTTAGAGATATAAGAATAAAGGATTTATTTTTTGTCGGATTTGATGTGGAAATTATCGCTATTTTTATAACTTTTCATGTGTAAAAGTGCGTTGTTCCGCGTTGAAATGCGTATATTTTCGTTTATTTATGAATTTAATTCATGCTATGTCTGGCTTGGCTTGAGTGTGCTTTAAAAGTTGCGTAAAAAATGCACATTTAATGCGCGGGCGAGGCGAGGATATGCTTGCGATTTTTGATCCGCGCAAAACAAAAAAATAAAGCCATCTAAAATCATCACGTTTTTAGTATTAGCTATGTAGTAATCCAATATTATATTAAAAAAATAGCCCTTATACAGGGCTTATATTGTGTTTTATGGGTATGTATAAATATACATAATTTTTATGGTAGAAACTTGTTTATGAAAAATATTCATGTTTGATGTTATTTAATTATGGAATATTATTTTATGATTTTTTACATTTTTCTACATAATCCCCCCATTTCTGCATAGCTTCCCGCCTTGCTTCTAAATAGTTTGAACGGTTATAAACTCGGCTTACTTCGCTACCTGTTCTATGTGCTAAACAGGCTTCCGCTACAAAGTGATCTATCCCAATATCGGTTAAATAAGTGCGGGCGGTTGAGCGCATTCCATGAGCAGTTAAACGCCCTTTATAATTAATGCTTTTTATCGCATTATTGGCGGTTTCGTTGGAACAAGGCGAATTTCTATCAGTTCTATGTGGAAATATAAAAGAGGAACCGGAGCAATATTTTTTCATCTCCTCTAAAATCATTATAGCTTGTGTTGACAACGGAACGGAATGAGGCAATTTTTTATCTTTTTTACCTTTCATTTTTAGCGCCGGAATATTCCATACTCTATTATGAAAATCAATTTCAGACCATTCAACACTCACCGCTTCAGTAGGGCGCACCATTGTTAAAAGTTGCCACTCAACTAATAACTTAGTGCGCATTAACCGATTTGAATAATTTAATGCCTTTAAAAATTCCGGTAATTCAGAATAATGAATACAAGGTTGATTAATTGCTGCGACTTTCTTAAATTCTTTTTTCAAATTAGCAATCGGATTATAGGCTAAATAACCTAATGCCACTGCACGATCTAAAATATTCACAAAATAACCTGTGATTTTGCGTGCGGTATCCGGGTGCGCTTGGTGTATTGGTTCCAATAATTCAATGGCTTTAGGTAGCGTGATATTCTTTATCATTTCATCACCAAAAATTGGAAAAAGCCATAATTCTAACCGTCTGTATTCATTTTCAAGTGTACGCTCTAGTACTTCTTGCGCTTTTTTATTTTTCCAATTTTCCGCCATTTCCCTAACCGTGATTTGATTTTGACGTTCTTTTATTTCCATTTCTTTGGCATATTCAAATGGATCAATGCACTGATTTAATAATGAATGATAATTTCTAACGATTTCTCTGGCGTCTCTTAGTGATAAAGTAGGGTAAACGCCGATATTTTTTCTTATTCGCTTTTTAGTTTTGGGATGAGAGTATAAAAACTGCCATATTTTAGAAAGAGATTTTCCGTTTTTGCTTGGGTTGATAAATAAAAACAAATTATTGCCATCACTCAACCTAATTGGCTTTGTAGATTTTACGGTTTTAATTTGGGTGTCGTTTAAAGGTTTAACAGATTTTGCCATGGCTTGAAGTATCAAATAATAAAAACTAAATTATTTGATGTGATCTTTTTTTTCTCAAAATTTTAGAAGATCACATAGAAGATCACATCAACCGATGACAAAGGCATATTTTATTTTACAAGGCGAACATATAAAAATCATTAACTGCTTGATTTTATATGTGTTTTTTGACAAGGCTTACAACAATTTACAATGTATTGGCGGAACGGACGGGACTCGAACCCGCGACCCCCTGCGTGACAGGCAGGTATTCTAACCAGCTGAACTACCGCTCCGGATATAGGCGAAGTTGAAATTGGCGGAATGGACGGGACTCGAACCCGCGACCCCCTGCGTGACAGGCAGGTATTCTAACCAGCTGAACTACCACTCCGCACAGGTGGAGCAAATGATAATCGTGAAAGGGAGGTTCGTCAACTTTTTTTTATGCTTTATCAGTTATTTGCTTAATCCATAAGCATTTTGCCTAATGTACTTTTCCAGCCTCATGCGTTTTTGTCCATAAACAATGATTATTACTTTTTTTATTGATCAATTGCATGTAATCCAAATGGGCTTTTTCTTCTTCTTCGGTCGGCATTAAGCGCACTAAATCTGGCGAAAAACTGACCGCACTTTGTTCATAGACTTCGGCTTCCACTTGTGGCATCTCAGGTTCATTATCATCAAATAGGCTGGTTTGCCCGCCGGTCATCGCCAAGTAAACATCGCCTAAGATTTCCGCATCGAGTAACGCTCCGTGCAATGTACGCTTACTGTTATCAATATGCAAACGGTCGCAAAGCGCATCTAAGCTATTACGTTTACCGGGATACATTTGACGCGCCATTTGTAGTGTATCCGTGACAGTACAAATATCGTGAGTTTTGACATTAATATGATGTTTGGCAAATTCATAATCCATGAAGCCTACGTCGAAAGGGGCGTTGTGAATCAGCAATTCAGCGCCTTGAATAAATTGCACGAATTCTTGTGCCACTGCGGCAAAATCCGGTTTATCTTCCAACATTTCGTCGGTGATACCATGCACTTTAATGGCTTCAGGATCCACCGGTCGATCCGGTTTGATATACAAATGCAACTTGCGTCCGGTATAACGTCGGTTGATCATTTCCACAGCGCCAATTTCGATAATGCAATGTCCTTCGTAGTGGGCGCCAAATTGGTTCATCCCAGTGGTTTCTGTATCCAGTATAATTTGTCGCGTCGGATTTATTTCAATGTTCATGGGTTTTGCTATCTCTTTCATTTATTTTGCGGTATTATCGCCTCATTTAATTGAAATGAATAGTTAAAATCAACAGATGACACGAAAAAAGATTGATATTTTTACCGATGGTTCTTGCTTGGGGAATCCGGGACGCGGCGGAATTGGCATTTTATTGCGCTATAAACAGCATGAAAAACAGATTTCAAAAGGGTATTTTTTGACTACAAATAATCGGATGGAATTGTTGGCAGTGATAGAGGCGTTAAATACCTTAACCGAAGCCTGCGAGGTGACGGTGTATAGCGATAGTCAATATATGAAAAATGGGATTACGCAGTGGATTTTTAATTGGAAGCGGAATAATTGGAAAGCCAGCAACGGAAAAGCGGTAAAAAATCAGGATTTGTGGCAACAATTGGATCAAGCCATTTTGCGCCATAATATTCATTGGCAATGGGTGAAAGGGCATAGCGGGCATCGCGAAAATGAAATTTGCGATCAGTTAGCCAAACAAGGGGCGGAAAATCCGACGTTGCAAGATACGGGCTATCTTCCCGAAGCATGATGAGCAAGCACGCCCATCATGCTCAAAAGCAATTAAGGCAATTTTGCGATCACCGCATAACCACGCTGGTTGCCCTCAATTTGATAGTCACCATCCGCACAAATAAACGCTGATTCGCCTTGTTTTAATTCAAGTGCGGTCTGATTTTGGCGAATTTTTAGCGAACCTTCCATCACCAATAAAATCTCGGCGCTTTGCGCGTATAAATCGAGCTTGTCTTGAGGCTGATAACGCAAGTTACTTAAAGCGAAATCTTCTGCCGGTGTCTCATAGGTCATGATGGCGTTTTGCGCATCCGCGGCTGGAATAATTTGCGGGATAATTTCGCGGCAATCAACCACTTTGAGTAGTTCTGGAATATCCACGTGTTTCGGCGTTAAGCCACCGCGAATAACATTGTCAGAACACGCCATCAGTTCAATGTTTTGACCGCGTAAATAGGCATGAGGAATGCCGGCATCTTGATAAATACCTTCCCCTTGTTTGACCTGCACAATATTAAACAAATAAAAACAAACCAGTCCAGCATCCAATTTATCTTCGGAAATTTCCATGCTTTCCATACAGTACAACACCCAATAATCCGGATTATCCAAGGAAAATTGATGATTTTTATACCTCACTTTATGTTCAGCAATAATCGGCAATAACCAACTTGCCAATTGCGCTTGATCCGCTTGCATAATTTGCGCGTAAAAAGAATGCAGATCTTGCTGTTGGAGCTTTTCAGCCAGCGCACTTAGTGAGGGGCGTTGTTGCAATGTGGCGATAATTTGCGCTTTGGGTTTGAACCCATGGAGCAGCCAAAAATCCGATAAAGCGATCATCATTTCCGGTTTATGATTACGATCTTTATAGGTGCGTTTTGGATCTTTTAAATCAACAAATGCTGCATTTTCGCGTGCAAATCCAATTTCAGCTTGCTGTTTGGTTGGGTGCAATTGGATGGAAAGCGGTTTTTCAACGTCAAGAATTTTGAGTAAATAGGGCAGTTCGTCACCGAAACGAGCGCGACTGGGTTGACCAAGTGCGGTTGGATTTTGGCTTAAAAATTGTGTTAAAGGTTGTAGGATTCCGTTGACTTCAATCATCGATGGAGTAGAGGGATGGGCGCCAAGCCACCATTCTGCATAATGCGCTTCGGTTTTTGGTTGTCCCAAGAAGTTGGGAAGATAATCTTTTCCGCCCCAAATGTAATGTTGTAAGCTACCATTTAGTTTATAAATTCCGGTCATGGTTGTTCCTTTTATGATTTGTATCCGCCGAAAAATTGCACGACTTGTTCACGATCATGTTCGTTAGTCAGTTGTATCAGCAAGCGTTTGCCATTTTTTAAATCGACGACAAGTAAATTTTTTTCAGCAAGGTTAATTTGATGGATTGTCGCATAGGTGAAATACCAATTGCCATAAAAAAAGCCATTTTCTTTTAATACCAGCATTGGGGAGCGAATAAATGCGGCATAAATGCTGAGAATAATCAGCATCGCGAGTAAAAATAGCGTAGAGGGATTGATATTAGATTGGGTTTGATAAATGAATAATAAAATCAATCCGATAAAAATTAAGGCATCTGATTTTGCTCGTTTTTCTAACCGCACTTTTAAGCGGGTTTTGCCTTTAAGTCGGTCCATGCCGATTTGATCATAAATCGCAAAAGCAAAAAACAATAAAATCCCAGCTAGGAGAAAAATGTTAATTATCATGGTGATAAGTAAAAATAAAAGGCACGAGATATTCCCGTGCCTTGCGTAAAATTAAGCCAGAATACCGGTCCAAGCACCGAAAATACCGATGACGAAGAAGCCGATAATAATCCAAAGGGCGTTCACACGATTGCGCAATAACCACATACAGGCAAAGGTGAGCAATAATGGTAACAGACCCGGCATTAAGCTGTCCAAAATGGATTGTACGGTGGTGGTTTCAACAGTTCCATCTTGTTTTTCAATCACGGAAACCACGAGTGGAACATTGATAGTTGTCCATTTTTGCACCAGCGCGCCCATGATAAACAAACCGAGAATAGAAGCGCCCTCAGTTAATTTCTGCAGTAACCCACCGCTCATATCTTGTACGACGTTCAAGCCTTTTTTGTAACCATAGGTAACGCCGAAATAACGGGTGGCTAAACGCACAAGATTGAACAGGATAAAGAATAAAATTGGACCGAGGATATCCCCGTTAACCGCCAAACCTGCACCTAGCGCGGCAAAGACTGGACGAGCAGTTCCCCAATAAATGGGATCGCCCACGCCCGCTAATGGTCCCATTAAACCAACTTTGATCCCGTTGATGGCAGCGTCGTCAATCGGTTTACCGTTGGCGCGTTCTTCTTCCATTGCAATGGTGACACCCAAGACTGGCGAGGCGACGAAAGGCTGAGTATTGAAGAATTCTAAATGGCGTTTTATCGCATCTTTGCGCTCTTGTGAGTTCGGATCTGGGTATAAACGTTTGATAACCGGTACCATAGAATAAGCGAAGCCAAGGGCTTGCATCCGCTCAAAGTTCCAAGAACCTTGAAATAGATTTGAACGAAGAACGACCGCATTTAAATCGCGTTGGGTTACTTTTTTAATTTCTGTTGTCATTTTTTTACCCTCTTAATCTAATCTATTATCAAGATCGTTGTTATTATTGCTAACCACTTGTACAACTTGTTTACTTTGGTTGTATTTTGGGTGTAGTTGGATATAAAGAATTGCCATAATGGTACCAAGTACACCAAGGGCGACTAAGTTGAAATCGGTGAATGCCGCAATGACAAAACCGGCATAGAAAAATGGCATTAAATGTCCAGCGCGCATCATGTTAATTACCATTGCATAACCGACGACTGCAATAAATCCACCGGCAATTTTAAGACCGGTTGTGACTACTTCAGGAATAGCGCTTAACATTGATTGCACTACATCAGTACCCGCTGTCATCGCAATCACTAAGGCTGGAATCGCGATACGCATGGCTTGTAAAATTAACGCGGAGCAGTGGATCCAATCGAGTTTGCGGAGATCGCCACTTTGTACTGCTTTATCCGCCGCGTGTTGGAAACCAACAGTAATGGCTCGTACGACATAGGTTAAGACTTGTCCGGCTGCCGCTAATGGAATTGCGATGGCGATACCTGTTGAAATATCTTGCCCGCCGACGATAACCAAAATGGTCGAAATAACGGAAGCTAAGGCGGCATCCGGTGCTAATGCTGCACCGATATTCATCCAGCCAAGGGCTAATAACTCAAGTGCGCCACCGACTTTGATGCCGGTGGTAATATCGCCTAATACCAAGCCGATGAGTGTACAAGCGATTAATGGACGGTGGGTTTGCCACTCATCAAGAATTGATCCCATGCCACAAATACAGGCAATGAGGAATACGAGGATAATCTGTAAAGTTGAAATTTCCATGCTACATTCCTTAAATTAAATTGTTCTTCTTTAATAAATCCATCATGTGCTGGCGAGTATCGTTCGAGACTTTACGCACATCAAGCTCAACGCCCATAGCATCAATTGCTTTGAAGGCATCAATATCTTGATCATCTACCGCGATTGCACTGGTGATCATTTTTTTTCCATCTTTATATGCCATGCCGCCGATATTGATTGATTTCATATCAAATCCTGCTTCAAGCAGCGTTAATACATCCGTTGGATTGGTAAATAACAACATCACGCGGTCATTGGCATATTCCGGATTGTTATATACACGCACCATTTTGGCGACATCTACTACATGAGCAGTCACACCCGGAGGGGCAACGCTTTTAAGCATGGTAGAACGTACGTTATCTTTTGCCACATCATCATTAACCACAATAATTCGGCTTACTTTGCTTTCTTTTGTCCAGCGTGTCGCGACTTGCCCGTGAATTAAACGGTCATCAATACGTGCTAAACCTATGGTCATATGTCCGCCGGCAGTTACGCTTTGTGGCGCGGCTTGCGGGACAGGCGCGGGTTGTGGTGCGGCTGGCTGTTTGGCTTCTTCTTCCTCGTAACGTAATGCTCGTACGCCGGTACGTCCAGTTTCTAATGCAATGGCGACAAGTTCGGATAAACTTGGACCATCATCACGCGCCATAAAGGTTTCGACTAACATTGGTACGTTGACGCCGGTAACAATATCCATATTCTCTTTACCTTCAGAGACACGGTTGGCAGCGTTGAACGGACTGCCTCCCCAAGTATCCACTAAAAACAGCACTTCATCACAATGAGAAAGTGTCGTCGCCAGTTTTTCTTGGTATTTTTGCATAATGGTTTCAGCATTTTCACCGGGAACAAAATCAATGGTTGCAACATTCTCTTGTTCGCCGATAAGCATTTCAGTTGTTTTTAACAACTGTTCTGCTGCTATCCCATGGGTCGCTATTATAATAGCAATGGTCATATCGACTCCTTAATTAAAAATAAATTTTTCAAATAGCAGCGCATTCTAAAGTAAAACGAAGTCTAATAACGTGATACAGATCACATTATTGTTATCATATGGAGTAAAAGTTGTGCAATAGATCACATTTTTTGGTGATTTTATAAAATTTATTTTAAAATTAATTTATAAGAATTTGCAGAACTGGTGTAAGAAATAACACTTAGACGATAAAAAACCTACTTTAAAAAAGTAGGTTTTTCAGAGAAAAGAAATTAATTAACTTACTTATTTTCTAAAAGTGCGGTCGAATTTTGTTCCGTTTTTTCTTCTAGTCGTAAGGCTTGAATGGACATCACCGATTTTAAACTTTCTTCGCGCACTTGTTTGGCTAAGGCATGATCCCCATTTTGCTCAAACACATAAGCCGCCATGGTAGCATCATTAACTTCCAATTGCTGTTTATGATTTTCTAAAATGGTTTTAAAGACATTGCTGGCTTTGCCGAATTCATTATTGCGCACATATAAATATCCTAATGCACGCTGGATAAAGCAACGCTGATCGCCTTGTGCCTGTTTTGCTCTTTTTTCAACTAATTTAAGCAGTTTGCTGTTATCTGTTGGTTGTAAGCGGGTAATTTGTGTATATAATGCTTTTGCCAAGGGGCTGCTATCATCCAGTTTTTTCAGTGCCTCAAGAGTTAATTCGTAAGCACTTTCATGATCATTACTATCAATTAAACGCGCAATTAAACCGGTTTTAACATACAGATCGTTTTGGCGTTTGCGCGGTTGATTTTCCCACCATTCAAGTAAACCATCCACGCCTTCTTCATTCATTTTTTCATCAAGTAAACCGTCTTCTACTTGGCGTTGCAGTTGGGTGAAGTTTTCGTTGCTGTATAAACCAACGCTTTCTACTTGATCTAAAATTTTATCTAATGCTTGATAAGCCTTGGATTGCAGATAGATATCCACCGCCAGTTTAAGCACTTCTTTATTTTTATGCGCCATCACCAACAAGCTATCCACAGAACTGCGCGCCGCCGGCAGTTTTTTCTGTTGTAATAAAATGCGGGTTCGAGCAATTTCGACAATCAAACTGTCTGTACCGGCAAGTTCGGTAGCTTCAATTAAATAGCGGTTCGCGCTAAATTCATCCCCGCGTTGTTGCGCGGCTTCCGCGGCTTTAATAAAGTTCAACACCGGTTCATCAGAATGTTTGGCATTTTTGCCGATTAATTTTTCTGCTTTAGAATAATCGCCTTCGTTCATGCGCATTAACCCTTCGAGGGTTTGTTTTTGCGCTTTGAGCCGTTTGCGGCGGGAGAACCAACCGTAAGTGTTGCTACTTAAACGACAAAAACGGGTAATGATCCACTCAATTCCGTAAATAATTGCCAATGCAATCACAAAGAAGACCACTAAGGTAGTAATTGACATTTCAATGCTATAACTGCTGGTTTCAATTAATACATAACCTTGTTTACCAGAGAGATAAGGTCCTGCGATTAAGCCGGCGAGTAACACCAGCATTAAAAATAGCGTTCTAAACATAATCTATTTCCTCTACTGTTGAGGCTCGTTATTAGCCGGTTGTTCCGCGTTTGTTGGCGTATCTGTTTCTGAAGGTGAAGCCTCATTTTGCATACTGCTTTGTTGTGTCACATTTGATTCACTTGGTGTATTCGAGTCAGTTGTTGTAGCATCCAGCGCATTTTCTTCGCTTAAGGCTTTATCGACGGAAAGCTCAATTTTTTGTATTTCTGATGGTTGTTTGTTAAGCAGTTTATCTAACATATTTAAGCTACTTAATTGATTTGGGGTATCCACATAAATCGATTGCTCCGACAATTCATCCAAGGATTTGAGGAATTGTTCTGCCACATTGGTTGTGGTATCAAAATAGGTTCTGATCCATGATGCCACGGTTTCCAAGGATTGTTTATATAATTCGTTTTGCTGACGTGGTACTGCCAAAATAGCAATTTGTAAACGCAAACGAATATTTTCTCTTAAGTAAATATCTTGGTTCGGTGCTAATAAGGCTTTGGTTTCA
This sequence is a window from [Pasteurella] mairii. Protein-coding genes within it:
- the dnaQ gene encoding DNA polymerase III subunit epsilon → MNIEINPTRQIILDTETTGMNQFGAHYEGHCIIEIGAVEMINRRYTGRKLHLYIKPDRPVDPEAIKVHGITDEMLEDKPDFAAVAQEFVQFIQGAELLIHNAPFDVGFMDYEFAKHHINVKTHDICTVTDTLQMARQMYPGKRNSLDALCDRLHIDNSKRTLHGALLDAEILGDVYLAMTGGQTSLFDDNEPEMPQVEAEVYEQSAVSFSPDLVRLMPTEEEEKAHLDYMQLINKKSNNHCLWTKTHEAGKVH
- the manY gene encoding mannose permease IIC component; its protein translation is MEISTLQIILVFLIACICGMGSILDEWQTHRPLIACTLIGLVLGDITTGIKVGGALELLALGWMNIGAALAPDAALASVISTILVIVGGQDISTGIAIAIPLAAAGQVLTYVVRAITVGFQHAADKAVQSGDLRKLDWIHCSALILQAMRIAIPALVIAMTAGTDVVQSMLSAIPEVVTTGLKIAGGFIAVVGYAMVINMMRAGHLMPFFYAGFVIAAFTDFNLVALGVLGTIMAILYIQLHPKYNQSKQVVQVVSNNNNDLDNRLD
- a CDS encoding phage major capsid protein, P2 family; protein product: MEILTINKLNQYKQNLSNAIKQDKTSDLVYYDLEPAQEAKLLNNLYKHSFFSLINIIKSTRQIGETLGINVPAPSQTNTETQERTCEKSYVTAPKKFNCKSIDIDSFITYAKLDTLAGYLDQDFDNLLDNYLDKQMLLSLLLVGFNGVYRAENSNFYENKLAEDVAKGWLQLIRDNAPDKVLSGVQVGEAQEYKTLNSLVKNALAKIDNPLRAGGDLVAICGRNIISDQPVKIEYENFSQDKIGLITISEKLIGGLKAFSVPYFPENSILITRLDNLSLYIHTGTIRRFLEKNPAKNRLENYISMNVDFVIEDYNAALLIDNINMIE
- the manA gene encoding mannose-6-phosphate isomerase, with translation MTGIYKLNGSLQHYIWGGKDYLPNFLGQPKTEAHYAEWWLGAHPSTPSMIEVNGILQPLTQFLSQNPTALGQPSRARFGDELPYLLKILDVEKPLSIQLHPTKQQAEIGFARENAAFVDLKDPKRTYKDRNHKPEMMIALSDFWLLHGFKPKAQIIATLQQRPSLSALAEKLQQQDLHSFYAQIMQADQAQLASWLLPIIAEHKVRYKNHQFSLDNPDYWVLYCMESMEISEDKLDAGLVCFYLFNIVQVKQGEGIYQDAGIPHAYLRGQNIELMACSDNVIRGGLTPKHVDIPELLKVVDCREIIPQIIPAADAQNAIMTYETPAEDFALSNLRYQPQDKLDLYAQSAEILLVMEGSLKIRQNQTALELKQGESAFICADGDYQIEGNQRGYAVIAKLP
- a CDS encoding Predicted transcriptional regulator, coding for MSENPKKARFINLDEVINRTSLTKSTIYDLMKKKQFPQSINITQIRVAWLESDIDRWIESKINQQES
- the manZ gene encoding mannose permease IID component, whose product is MTTEIKKVTQRDLNAVVLRSNLFQGSWNFERMQALGFAYSMVPVIKRLYPDPNSQERKDAIKRHLEFFNTQPFVASPVLGVTIAMEEERANGKPIDDAAINGIKVGLMGPLAGVGDPIYWGTARPVFAALGAGLAVNGDILGPILFFILFNLVRLATRYFGVTYGYKKGLNVVQDMSGGLLQKLTEGASILGLFIMGALVQKWTTINVPLVVSVIEKQDGTVETTTVQSILDSLMPGLLPLLLTFACMWLLRNRVNALWIIIGFFVIGIFGAWTGILA
- the intA_2 gene encoding prophage integrase, with amino-acid sequence MAKSVKPLNDTQIKTVKSTKPIRLSDGNNLFLFINPSKNGKSLSKIWQFLYSHPKTKKRIRKNIGVYPTLSLRDAREIVRNYHSLLNQCIDPFEYAKEMEIKERQNQITVREMAENWKNKKAQEVLERTLENEYRRLELWLFPIFGDEMIKNITLPKAIELLEPIHQAHPDTARKITGYFVNILDRAVALGYLAYNPIANLKKEFKKVAAINQPCIHYSELPEFLKALNYSNRLMRTKLLVEWQLLTMVRPTEAVSVEWSEIDFHNRVWNIPALKMKGKKDKKLPHSVPLSTQAIMILEEMKKYCSGSSFIFPHRTDRNSPCSNETANNAIKSINYKGRLTAHGMRSTARTYLTDIGIDHFVAEACLAHRTGSEVSRVYNRSNYLEARREAMQKWGDYVEKCKKS
- the yobD gene encoding membrane protein is translated as MIINIFLLAGILLFFAFAIYDQIGMDRLKGKTRLKVRLEKRAKSDALIFIGLILLFIYQTQSNINPSTLFLLAMLIILSIYAAFIRSPMLVLKENGFFYGNWYFTYATIHQINLAEKNLLVVDLKNGKRLLIQLTNEHDREQVVQFFGGYKS
- the rnhA gene encoding ribonuclease HI; this encodes MTRKKIDIFTDGSCLGNPGRGGIGILLRYKQHEKQISKGYFLTTNNRMELLAVIEALNTLTEACEVTVYSDSQYMKNGITQWIFNWKRNNWKASNGKAVKNQDLWQQLDQAILRHNIHWQWVKGHSGHRENEICDQLAKQGAENPTLQDTGYLPEA